A genomic region of Trichothermofontia sichuanensis B231 contains the following coding sequences:
- a CDS encoding DUF1823 family protein, whose product MMELPVLDRATIQAIIDDQLPDEVVNQLVWQALGYRYDAVSGRWDSSQVAAEWRDRYPEPPNFIESRPATVQLTRSIPPENKQLLKEVLGFTGYKIGELKPRLTRRATAANWLLSYLKQHPN is encoded by the coding sequence ATGATGGAACTCCCTGTCCTCGATCGCGCGACAATCCAGGCCATTATTGATGATCAACTCCCCGATGAAGTAGTCAATCAATTGGTCTGGCAGGCCCTTGGGTATCGCTATGATGCAGTGAGTGGCCGGTGGGACAGTAGCCAAGTGGCAGCAGAATGGCGCGATCGCTATCCGGAACCACCGAATTTTATAGAATCCCGCCCTGCGACGGTGCAATTAACGCGATCGATCCCACCCGAAAATAAACAATTACTTAAGGAAGTATTAGGTTTTACGGGTTACAAAATTGGAGAACTCAAACCCCGTCTGACCCGTCGGGCAACAGCCGCCAATTGGTTACTTAGCTACCTGAAGCAACACCCAAACTAG